The DNA sequence GAGCTGGACCGACAGCGGATTGTGTTCGTCTCCCATGTCGGCGACATCGTCGACATCAATAACGACGAACAGTGGGCCGTCGCACAGAACTGCATGGACAAGCTGCATGGCAAAGTCCCTTACGGAATTAGTGTCGGCAATCACGACATGACGGGAAAAACCGGCAACTCGGCATTGTTCCAGAAATATTTTCCCCGTTCCCGCTTCGCGGAATTCGACTGGTATGGCGGCTGCTATCCTGGCGAACCGAACCAACCGGAAATCTCGGGCAACAACGCGAACAGTTATCAGCTCTTCTCTGCAGAAGGCATGGATTTCATTATCGTGCATCTGGAATGTAACGCACCCGATCCGGTTCTCGACTGGGCCAATGAAGTACTCACCAAACATGCCGACCGCAGAGCGATTGTCACCACCCACATGGATCTGGGCCCACTCGAGCATCCCAAACAGCCACGCGACTACTTCGACGCCCCCAAAGGTCGCATGGTCTGGAAAAAGTGCCACGGCGCCAATGGGAACACTTCACAGCAGATGTGGGAAAAATG is a window from the Gimesia benthica genome containing:
- a CDS encoding metallophosphoesterase, which translates into the protein MLLLTAAVLPVHGEELPPASRGSFSIAVIPDTQHYKGRGTHSKKQAKDPTTNPVFEAITDCIVDELDRQRIVFVSHVGDIVDINNDEQWAVAQNCMDKLHGKVPYGISVGNHDMTGKTGNSALFQKYFPRSRFAEFDWYGGCYPGEPNQPEISGNNANSYQLFSAEGMDFIIVHLECNAPDPVLDWANEVLTKHADRRAIVTTHMDLGPLEHPKQPRDYFDAPKGRMVWKKCHGANGNTSQQMWEKCFSKHKNLFLICCGDQSRTQAMRQSVKGQHGNTVHELLSDYGAEGFRLMRFLPAQNKIEVRTWNPVKGTSCEKTKLIPERDQHQFTLDYQMTKSAD